Proteins encoded in a region of the Zea mays cultivar B73 chromosome 2, Zm-B73-REFERENCE-NAM-5.0, whole genome shotgun sequence genome:
- the LOC100193409 gene encoding Polyadenylate-binding protein RBP47-like, with product MQAAAVTVNGAGDVQKPQQQPMVVGAPPPAAMVPPHWVAIPMPPHPMAPPQFAAAQFVPFHAVVQSPQLAAPVPAVVLGSPAPHQAGQEENKTIWVGDLHFWMDENYLHNCFGYTGEVVAIKVIRNKQTGQSEGYGFVEFYSHAAAERVLEGFSGHIMPNTDQPFRLNWASFSMGDRRSDVASDHSIFVGDLASDVNDATLLEVFSSRYSSVKGAKVVIDANTGRSKGYGFVRFGDDSEKTHAMTEMNGVYCSSRPMRIGPATPRKSSGTSGSNGSSARPDGGDLTNTTVFVGGLDPDVSEEDLRQAFSQYGEISSVKIPVGKQCGFVQFAQRKNAEDALQGLNGSTIGKQAVRLSWGRNPANKQFRGDNGNMQWKNGGVYYAAPPFYNGGYGYPAAAPFPDPGMYAAPAYGAYPFYGNQQQVS from the exons ATGCAGgcggcggcggtgacggtgaatGGCGCGGGCGACGTGCAGAAGCCCCAGCAGCAGCCGATGGTGGTGGgggcgccgccgccggcggcCATGGTGCCGCCCCATTGGGTTGCCATACCGATGCCGCCGCACCCGATGGCGCCGCCCCAGTTCGCGGCGGCTCAATTCGTGCCGTTCCACGCCGTCGTGCAGTCGCCGCAGCTGGCGGCACCTGTGCCAGCGGTCGTCCTGGGATCGCCGGCGCCGCATCAGGCCGGGCAGGAGGAGAACAAGACCATCTGGGTTGGTGATCTCCATTTCTGGATGGACGAGAATTATCTGCACAACTGCTTCGGCTACACCGGCGAG GTTGTGGCAATTAAAGTTATCCGGAATAAGCAGACCGGACAGTCTGAAGGATACGGATTTGTTGAGTTCTACAGCCATGCTGCAGCTGAAAGGGTTCTTGAAGGGTTTTCTGGTCATATTATGCCAAACACTGACCAGCCCTTTAGGTTAAACTGGGCATCGTTTAGCATGGGAGATAGGCGCTCGGATGTTGCTTCGGATCATTCCATATTCGTAGGCGACCTTGCTTCCGATGTCAATGACGCCACACTGCTGGAGGTTTTCTCCAGCAGGTACTCCTCTGTCAAAGGTGCCAAAGTCGTTATCGATGCTAACACTGGTAGATCCAAGGGTTATGGCTTCGTGAGATTTGGAGATGACAGTGAGAAGACGCATGCCATgactgagatgaatggtgtgtattGCTCCTCTAGGCCCATGAGGATTGGCCCGGcaactccaagaaaatcatcag GTACCTCTGGATCAAATGGCTCATCTGCTCGACCAGACGGAGGAGATTTGACAAACACAACA GTATTTGTGGGCGGGCTCGACCCAGATGTCAGTGAAGAGGACCTTAGGCAGGCCTTCTCCCAGTACGGAGAAATTTCTTCCGTAAAGATTCCAGTTGGGAAACAGTGCGGCTTCGTGCAGTTTGCTCAGAG GAAGAACGCGGAAGACGCGTTGCAAGGGTTGAACGGCAGCACTATTGGCAAACAGGCCGTGCGTCTCTCATGGGGTCGCAACCCAGCAAACAAGCAG TTTAGGGGCGACAATGGCAACATGCAGTGGAAGAACGGGGGCGTGTACTACGCGGCGCCCCCGTTCTACAACGGCGGCTACGGCTACCCTGCGGCGGCCCCGTTCCCTGATCCAGGCATGTACGCTGCTCCAGCCTACGGCGCCTACCCGTTCTATGGCAACCAGCAGCAAGTGAGCTGA
- the LOC103647494 gene encoding LOW QUALITY PROTEIN: serine carboxypeptidase 1 (The sequence of the model RefSeq protein was modified relative to this genomic sequence to represent the inferred CDS: substituted 1 base at 1 genomic stop codon), giving the protein MMRTNTLFLLSLAILLGTSLAVTDVSQEAQLSKFMTTRALKRLTTKRPRVNGPEETDPWADPSAFAHLAERCKGPPSGSKEADRVLGLPGQPPRVNFRQYSGYVTVNEEHGRELFYYFVESPHDAASKPLILWLNGGPGCSSLGFGAMKELGPFRVNPDGTLRRNKHSWNNLANVIFLESPAGVGFSFSRNATDYDTVGDRRTAEDTYVFLAKWLDRFPEYKGRAFYVTGESYGGHYVPELATVILYMNRFPDLLTPINLQGIFFGNPLLDDYLNGKGELEFLWSHGVISDEVWARILANCTFTPSDDWPCFVAAHSFQRGNIDKYDIYAPVCLQSDNGTYYSSSHSLPGYDPCSYYYIEPYLNNHAVKQALHARVDTNWTGCRXNLAWNDAPEFMVPIIKRLINEGLKVWIYSGDFDSVCSITATRFSVNDLNLTVTTKWRPWYTPDSEVGGYVQQYKEGFTFASVRAAGHLVPTIQPKRSLVLLYAFLKNMLPPADISN; this is encoded by the exons ATGATGAGGACGAACACTCTCTTCCTCCTCTCGCTCGCCATTCTCCTGGGCacatcgctcgccgtcaccgatgTGTCGCAGGAGGCCCAGCTCAGCAAGTTCATGACGACCAGGGCCTTGAAACGGCTGACGACGAAGAGGCCCAGGGTGAACGGGCCCGAGGAAACCGACCCATGGGCCGACCCTAGCGCCTTCGCCCACCTGGCCGAACGCTGCAAGGGCCCGCCAAGCGGCAGCAAGGAGGCCGACAGGGTCCTGGGGCTGCCGGGCCAGCCGCCGCGCGTCAACTTCCGGCAGTACTCCGGGTACGTGACGGTGAACGAGGAGCACGGCCGCGAGCTGTTCTACTACTTCGTGGAGTCCCCCCACGACGCCGCCTCTAAGCCGCTCATCCTGTGGCTCAACGGAG GGCCAGGATGCTCGTCGCTGGGATTCGGGGCCATGAAGGAGCTCGGCCCCTTCCGCGTCAACCCCGACGGCACCCTGAGAAGGAACAAGCACTCATGGAACAACC TGGCTAACGTGATCTTCCTGGAGTCGCCGGCGGGCGTCGGGTTCTCCTTCTCGAGGAACGCCACCGACTACGACACGGTCGGCGACAGGCGGACCGCCGAGGACACGTACGTGTTCCTCGCCAAGTGGCTGGACAGGTTCCCGGAGTACAAGGGCCGCGCCTTCTACGTCACCGGCGAGAGCTACGGCGGGCACTACGTCCCGGAGCTCGCCACCGTCATCCTGTACATGAACCGCTTCCCGGACTTGCTGACTCCCATCAACCTCCAAGGCATCTTC TTCGGCAACCCGTTGCTCGACGATTACCTGAACGGGAAGGGGGAGCTGGAGTTCCTCTGGAGCCACGGCGTGATCTCCGACGAGGTGTGGGCGCGGATCCTCGCCAACTGCACCTTCACCCCCTCCGACGACTGGCCGTGCTTCGTGGCGGCGCACTCGTTCCAGAGAGGGAACATCGACAAGTACGACATCTACGCGCCGGTGTGCCTGCAGTCTGACAACGGCACCTATTACTCCAGCAGCCAC TCGCTGCCCGGCTACGACCCCTGCAGCTACTACTACATCGAGCCCTACCTTAACAACCACGCGGTGAAGCAAGCTCTGCACGCTCGGGTGGACACCAACTGGACAGGCTGCAGGTAAA ATTTGGCGTGGAACGACGCCCCCGAGTTCATGGTGCCAATCATCAAAAGGCTGATCAACGAAGGGCTCAAAGTATGGATATACAG CGGCGATTTTGATTCCGTGTGCTCGATCACCGCAACGCGGTTCTCTGTCAATGACCTCAACCTGACCGTCACCACGAAGTGGCGCCCCTGGTACACTCCTGACAGCGAG GTAGGAGGCTATGTTCAGCAGTACAAAGAAGGCTTTACTTTCGCGTCAGTAAGGGCAGCTGGCCACTTGGTCCCTACTATCCAGCCGAAGAGGTCACTCGTTCTGCTCTACGCTTTCCTGAAGAACATGCTCCCTCCTGCTGACATCTCGAACTGA